The following proteins are co-located in the Sphingomonas panacis genome:
- a CDS encoding efflux RND transporter periplasmic adaptor subunit — MNYETPLLDNDGTLALPAPEAERGYRRTLMIGAVIAIVAVLGLGWWWMHSHPAAAPVAVEQMPSVTVSAPGRSDVAEIVSATGTLAAKRDMPVGVAGEGGMITRVLVEPGQWVGKGQVLATIDRAVQTQTGASLAAQVRAARADAGIAQSNYDRALALVDRGFISKADLEQKAATRDAAFARVKVAQATLDEQLARNGRLDIRAPEAGLILARGVEAGQIVGAGTGTLFRMAERGEMEMRAQLSEGDLAAIHVGSPATVRPVGSSVSYTGSVWQISPVIDPQTRQGIARIALRYDPALRPGGFAAAEIGGGSTSAPQLPNSAIQSDDRGNFVYVLDANDKVVRRDVKVGEVSDSGVAISEGLNGTERVVLSAGAFLAPGQKVKPILQKPLSPKPRG; from the coding sequence ATGAATTACGAGACGCCGTTGTTGGACAATGACGGCACCCTTGCCCTGCCCGCCCCCGAGGCGGAACGCGGCTATCGGCGCACACTGATGATCGGCGCGGTCATCGCGATCGTCGCCGTGCTTGGCCTCGGCTGGTGGTGGATGCACAGCCATCCCGCCGCCGCGCCCGTCGCGGTCGAGCAGATGCCGAGCGTCACCGTATCCGCCCCGGGCCGTTCCGACGTGGCGGAGATCGTCTCGGCGACGGGTACGCTCGCCGCCAAGCGCGACATGCCGGTCGGCGTCGCCGGTGAAGGCGGCATGATCACGCGCGTGCTGGTCGAGCCCGGCCAGTGGGTCGGCAAGGGGCAGGTTCTCGCCACGATCGACCGCGCGGTGCAGACTCAGACTGGCGCGTCGCTCGCCGCGCAGGTCCGCGCCGCCCGCGCCGATGCGGGCATCGCCCAGTCCAATTACGATCGCGCGCTGGCGCTGGTCGATCGCGGCTTCATCTCGAAAGCCGATCTCGAACAGAAGGCCGCGACCCGCGACGCCGCGTTCGCGCGCGTCAAGGTCGCGCAAGCCACGCTCGACGAGCAGCTCGCCCGCAACGGCCGGCTCGACATCCGCGCGCCCGAGGCCGGACTGATCCTCGCGCGCGGCGTCGAGGCGGGTCAGATCGTCGGCGCCGGCACGGGCACGCTGTTCCGCATGGCCGAGCGCGGCGAGATGGAGATGCGCGCACAGTTGAGCGAGGGCGATCTCGCCGCGATCCATGTCGGCTCGCCCGCCACCGTGCGGCCCGTCGGCAGCAGCGTGAGCTACACCGGCAGCGTGTGGCAGATCTCGCCGGTGATCGACCCGCAGACGCGGCAGGGCATCGCCCGCATCGCGCTGCGCTACGATCCGGCGCTTCGCCCCGGCGGCTTCGCCGCGGCCGAGATCGGCGGCGGCTCGACGAGCGCGCCGCAGCTTCCCAACTCGGCGATCCAGAGCGACGACCGCGGCAATTTCGTCTATGTGCTCGACGCCAACGACAAGGTGGTGCGCCGCGACGTCAAGGTCGGCGAGGTTTCGGACAGCGGCGTCGCGATCTCCGAGGGGCTGAACGGCACCGAGCGCGTCGTACTGTCGGCGGGCGCGTTCCTCGCCCCGGGGCAGAAGGTGAAACCGATCCTGCAGAAGCCGCTTTCTCCAAAGCCGCGCGGCTGA
- a CDS encoding SIMPL domain-containing protein, translating into MRFYLQAAALAALPFAALPAGAQAQAPASPTILAEGTLLDVQAEGSTTRTPDIATIRAGVVTQGATAAAALTDNAQRMARVLDALKRAGVAARDVQTATVNLSPQYLYAEGKAPTITGYQATNSVAIRFRDIAKSGTILDTLAGVGANQIDGPNLAIDNPEAALDEARAAAVKIARTRAELYARAAGMSVARIVSIAESGMNDGGTPGPVLFQRAAAAADSTRVAAGESRVSATLTVRFLLK; encoded by the coding sequence ATGCGCTTCTATCTTCAGGCGGCCGCGCTGGCCGCGCTTCCGTTCGCCGCCTTGCCCGCTGGCGCGCAGGCGCAGGCGCCCGCGTCGCCGACCATCCTCGCCGAAGGCACGTTGCTCGACGTGCAGGCCGAAGGCAGCACCACGCGCACCCCCGATATCGCGACGATCCGCGCCGGAGTCGTTACGCAGGGCGCGACCGCGGCGGCGGCGCTCACCGACAATGCGCAGCGGATGGCCCGCGTGCTCGACGCGCTCAAGCGCGCCGGGGTGGCGGCGCGCGACGTGCAGACCGCGACCGTCAATCTCAGCCCGCAATATCTGTATGCCGAGGGCAAGGCACCGACGATCACCGGCTATCAGGCGACCAATTCGGTGGCGATCCGGTTCCGCGACATCGCGAAATCGGGCACGATCCTCGATACTCTGGCGGGGGTCGGCGCGAACCAGATCGACGGGCCGAACCTCGCGATCGACAATCCCGAAGCCGCGCTCGACGAGGCGCGCGCCGCCGCCGTCAAGATCGCACGCACCCGCGCGGAGCTTTACGCGCGCGCGGCGGGCATGTCGGTCGCGCGGATCGTCTCGATCGCCGAGAGCGGCATGAACGATGGCGGGACGCCTGGGCCGGTGCTGTTCCAGCGCGCAGCCGCCGCCGCCGATTCGACGCGGGTCGCGGCGGGCGAATCGCGCGTATCGGCAACGCTGACGGTGCGTTTCCTGCTCAAATGA
- a CDS encoding efflux RND transporter permease subunit — translation MGFRNISAWSIRNPVFSIVLFFMLSVAGIVSFATMDVNNQPDIEFPVVIIEVSQPGAAPTEMETQVTQKVEAAVRSLQGIDEIDSTVTEGDSETVVQLAIGTPIDRAVEDVRGAIQQIRSDLPDGILEPQVIRANTTGNDLASYAAIGTDMTIEQLSWYIDNTVSKELLAVPGMAAIQRNGGVSREIRVILDPLKLQGQGLTASQVNQQLRQVNLNAAGGRAEIAGSEQAVRVLGNAKSAYDLGQTQISVGGGRSIHLSDIADVRDLYAEQRSSSELDGRQVLSFDFQRSKTGSDVNVYKGAVKKLAELEKRNPKVKFKQIFNSVKYTEKQYDSAMEAMIEGALLAVVVVFIFLRDWRSTVISALAIPLSAIPSFWFMDLMGFTLNNMTLLALSLVAGVLVDDAIVEIENIVRHMRMGKSAYQASIDAADEIGLAVLATTMAIVAVFLPVGLMPGLAGQFFKNFGLTVVVSVLMSLAVARLITPMIAAYFLKAHGTASHGEGKLMDVYMATLRWTLKHRWSAIVGAAVALALTVVCFSMIPQTFQPDRDNDSSRANIEMVPGTTLAQTRVVVRRVADFLSKQPEVASVYSRALVGNGRVSAILKPRGEGRNVTSVQFERNLAPQLAQFADARVTFQSGNGWGSSGREFTVTLGGDDPVELLKTAQTLVTQMSGVPSFIAPRISGDLERPEIVIRPRMDLAASLGVTTSALSSAIRIATLGDIDQNSAKFSLSDRQVPIRVALAQNSRQRLSTIKNLPVQTATGESVPLGLVAEIGFGAGPTKIERVAQQRQITVGSDLAPGIVSGTAKKLVHDLPIFKAMPMGVKELVLGQSKWEEEMISNFIVAVGAGVFLVFAVLVLLYQRLLPPFVNMGSLMLAPLGGLIALLVTGYPVSMPVYIGMLMLLGIVAKNSILLIDFALEEMKHGVPVRAAILDAGHKRAQPIVMTTVAMVAGMLPTAFGLAGDKSFRAPMGITVIGGLTLSTILTLLIVPALFSLAVGVERWAGPRLGRRLLTYRPGDDGQPLIEHDDKPLLPPHPAE, via the coding sequence ATGGGCTTCCGCAACATCTCCGCCTGGTCGATCCGGAACCCGGTGTTCTCGATCGTCCTGTTCTTCATGCTCAGCGTGGCCGGCATCGTCAGCTTCGCGACGATGGACGTCAACAACCAGCCCGACATCGAATTCCCGGTCGTCATCATCGAGGTGAGCCAGCCCGGCGCCGCGCCGACCGAGATGGAAACCCAGGTCACGCAGAAGGTCGAAGCGGCGGTGCGAAGCCTGCAAGGCATTGACGAGATCGATTCGACCGTGACCGAGGGCGATTCCGAAACGGTCGTCCAGCTCGCGATCGGCACGCCGATCGACCGCGCGGTCGAGGATGTGCGCGGCGCGATCCAGCAGATCCGCAGCGACCTGCCCGACGGCATCCTCGAACCGCAGGTGATCCGCGCCAACACCACCGGCAACGATCTGGCGAGCTATGCCGCGATCGGCACCGACATGACGATCGAGCAACTGAGCTGGTACATCGACAACACCGTGTCGAAGGAACTGCTCGCGGTTCCGGGCATGGCCGCGATCCAGCGCAACGGCGGTGTCAGCCGCGAGATCCGCGTGATCCTCGATCCGCTCAAATTGCAGGGACAGGGTCTCACCGCGAGCCAGGTCAACCAGCAGCTCCGTCAGGTCAATCTCAACGCCGCCGGCGGCCGTGCCGAAATCGCCGGATCGGAACAGGCGGTGCGCGTGCTCGGCAACGCCAAGAGCGCCTATGATCTCGGCCAGACGCAGATCTCGGTCGGCGGCGGGCGTTCGATCCACCTCTCCGACATCGCCGACGTGCGCGATCTCTATGCCGAACAGCGCTCCTCGTCCGAGCTCGACGGGCGGCAGGTGCTGAGCTTCGACTTCCAGCGCTCCAAGACCGGCTCGGACGTCAACGTCTACAAGGGCGCGGTCAAGAAGCTCGCCGAGCTCGAGAAGCGCAACCCCAAGGTCAAGTTCAAGCAGATCTTCAACTCGGTGAAATATACCGAGAAGCAATATGATTCGGCGATGGAGGCGATGATCGAGGGCGCGCTGCTCGCGGTCGTTGTGGTGTTCATCTTCCTGCGCGACTGGCGCTCGACCGTGATCTCGGCGCTGGCGATCCCGCTGTCCGCGATCCCGAGCTTCTGGTTCATGGACCTGATGGGCTTCACGCTCAACAACATGACGCTGCTCGCGCTGAGCCTGGTCGCGGGTGTGCTGGTCGATGACGCGATCGTCGAGATCGAGAACATCGTCCGGCACATGCGGATGGGCAAATCGGCGTATCAAGCGTCGATCGACGCCGCCGACGAGATCGGCCTCGCCGTGCTGGCGACGACGATGGCGATCGTCGCGGTGTTCCTGCCGGTCGGCTTGATGCCCGGTCTGGCGGGCCAGTTCTTCAAGAATTTCGGCCTCACCGTCGTCGTGTCGGTGTTGATGAGCCTTGCGGTCGCACGCCTCATCACGCCGATGATCGCGGCCTATTTCCTCAAGGCGCACGGCACCGCCAGCCACGGCGAAGGCAAGCTGATGGACGTCTATATGGCGACCTTGCGCTGGACGCTGAAACATCGCTGGTCGGCGATCGTCGGCGCCGCCGTCGCGCTCGCGCTGACGGTGGTGTGTTTCTCGATGATCCCGCAGACCTTCCAGCCCGACCGCGACAACGACAGCAGCCGCGCCAACATCGAGATGGTGCCCGGCACCACGCTCGCGCAGACCCGGGTGGTGGTGCGCAGGGTCGCCGATTTCCTGAGCAAGCAGCCCGAGGTCGCCTCGGTCTATTCGCGCGCGCTCGTCGGCAACGGCCGGGTGAGCGCGATCCTCAAGCCCCGTGGCGAAGGCCGCAACGTCACCAGCGTCCAGTTCGAGCGCAATCTCGCGCCACAGCTCGCGCAATTCGCCGACGCGCGCGTGACCTTCCAGTCGGGCAACGGCTGGGGCAGCTCGGGTCGCGAGTTCACCGTCACGCTCGGCGGGGATGATCCCGTCGAGCTGCTCAAGACCGCGCAGACTCTGGTCACGCAGATGTCGGGCGTGCCGAGCTTCATCGCGCCGCGCATCTCGGGCGATCTCGAACGGCCCGAGATCGTCATCCGGCCGCGCATGGACCTTGCCGCCAGCCTTGGCGTGACGACCAGCGCGCTGTCGAGCGCGATCCGAATCGCCACGCTCGGCGATATCGACCAGAACAGCGCGAAATTCTCGCTGTCGGATCGTCAGGTGCCGATCCGGGTCGCGCTCGCCCAGAATTCGCGCCAGCGGCTGTCGACGATCAAGAACCTGCCGGTTCAGACCGCGACCGGCGAATCGGTGCCGCTCGGCCTCGTCGCCGAGATCGGCTTCGGCGCGGGGCCGACCAAGATCGAGCGCGTCGCGCAGCAGCGCCAGATCACCGTCGGCTCGGATCTCGCCCCCGGCATCGTCAGCGGCACCGCCAAGAAGCTCGTCCACGATCTGCCGATCTTCAAGGCGATGCCGATGGGCGTGAAGGAACTCGTGCTCGGCCAGTCGAAATGGGAGGAGGAGATGATCTCCAACTTCATCGTCGCGGTGGGAGCAGGCGTGTTCCTGGTGTTCGCGGTGCTGGTGCTGCTGTACCAGCGGCTGCTGCCGCCGTTCGTCAACATGGGGTCGCTGATGCTGGCGCCGCTCGGCGGGCTGATCGCGCTGCTCGTCACCGGCTATCCGGTGTCGATGCCGGTCTATATCGGCATGCTGATGCTGCTCGGCATCGTCGCCAAGAACTCGATCCTGCTGATCGATTTCGCGCTGGAGGAGATGAAGCACGGCGTCCCCGTCCGCGCCGCGATCCTCGACGCCGGACACAAGCGCGCGCAGCCTATCGTGATGACGACGGTCGCGATGGTCGCGGGCATGCTGCCGACCGCGTTCGGCCTCGCCGGCGACAAATCGTTCCGCGCGCCGATGGGCATCACCGTGATCGGCGGGCTGACGCTCTCGACGATCCTGACGCTGCTGATCGTGCCGGCGCTGTTCAGCCTCGCGGTCGGCGTCGAGCGCTGGGCCGGGCCGCGGCTCGGGCGGCGGCTGCTCACCTATCGTCCCGGCGACGACGGCCAGCCGCTGATCGAGCATGACGACAAGCCGCTGCTGCCGCCGCACCCGGCGGAATAG
- the pdxH gene encoding pyridoxamine 5'-phosphate oxidase: MTTDPFALFDAWYAEARASEINDSNAMALATADSAGRPAVRMVLLKGHGPDGFVFYTNQQSRKAGDIAANPQAALLFHWKSLRRQIRIEGPLTPVSDAQADAYFASRGRDSQLGAWASDQSRPLDARETFEARFAEVQARFEGRDVPRPPHWSGYRVTPLRIEFWQDRAHRLHERHLFTRTADGWDEGLLYP; the protein is encoded by the coding sequence ATGACCACCGATCCCTTCGCCCTGTTCGACGCCTGGTACGCCGAGGCACGCGCTTCCGAGATCAACGATTCGAACGCGATGGCGCTCGCCACCGCCGATTCGGCGGGCCGGCCGGCGGTGCGGATGGTGCTGCTCAAGGGGCACGGCCCCGACGGCTTCGTGTTCTACACCAACCAGCAGAGCCGCAAGGCTGGCGACATCGCCGCCAACCCCCAGGCGGCGTTGCTCTTCCACTGGAAGTCGCTTCGCCGCCAGATCCGTATCGAGGGGCCGCTCACCCCGGTCAGCGATGCGCAGGCCGACGCCTATTTCGCGTCCCGCGGGCGGGATTCGCAGCTTGGCGCCTGGGCGTCCGACCAGTCGCGCCCGCTCGACGCGCGCGAGACGTTCGAGGCGCGCTTCGCCGAAGTGCAGGCGCGCTTCGAAGGCCGCGACGTGCCGCGCCCGCCGCATTGGTCGGGTTACCGCGTCACGCCGCTACGGATCGAATTCTGGCAGGATCGCGCCCACCGCCTCCACGAACGCCACCTGTTCACGCGCACCGCCGACGGCTGGGACGAGGGCCTGCTCTACCCATGA
- a CDS encoding DUF1153 domain-containing protein, translating into MIENQKIRPDKVIGPLGEPLTLESLPPPETTRWVVRRKAEVVAAVNGGLMSVDEVCQRYNLTVEEFASWQRAIDRSGMPGLRVTRIQHYRSLYERQQKY; encoded by the coding sequence ATGATCGAGAACCAGAAGATACGACCGGACAAGGTGATCGGCCCGCTTGGGGAGCCATTGACGCTCGAGTCGCTGCCGCCACCCGAGACGACGCGCTGGGTGGTGCGCCGCAAGGCCGAGGTCGTCGCCGCGGTCAACGGCGGGCTGATGAGCGTCGACGAGGTCTGCCAGCGCTACAACCTCACCGTCGAGGAGTTCGCCAGCTGGCAGCGCGCGATCGACCGGTCGGGGATGCCCGGGCTGCGCGTGACGCGAATCCAGCATTACCGCTCGCTCTACGAACGCCAGCAGAAATACTGA
- the mnmA gene encoding tRNA 2-thiouridine(34) synthase MnmA: MSEADFQLAGLAGRRIVVAMSGGVDSSVVAALAARSGAETIGITLQLYDHGEAVGRAGSCCAGRDIRDARAVCDRLGIAHYVFDHESSFRADVIDGFADEYLAGRTPIPCVRCNMGPKFTDLFKIARDLGADCLATGHYVRRVEGAHGAELHRAADPARDQSYFLFATTQAQLEYLRFPLGGLPKPRVRELAAELGLGVAAKPDSQDICFVPDGDYASLVKKLRPEADTSGEIVDESGRVLGRHKGLIHFTVGQRRGLEIGGTPEPLYVIRLDAATRQVVVGPRSALAVGAARLSGINWLGGDFDGPLTAKVRSLAKPVPARLAGDRVTFDAPEYGVAPGQAAVLYAGERVLGGGWIEETERALVAA; the protein is encoded by the coding sequence ATCTCCGAAGCCGATTTCCAGCTTGCGGGCCTTGCCGGCCGCCGCATCGTCGTCGCCATGTCGGGCGGCGTCGACTCGTCGGTGGTGGCCGCGCTCGCCGCGCGCAGCGGCGCGGAGACGATCGGCATCACGCTCCAGCTTTACGATCACGGCGAGGCGGTCGGCCGCGCCGGCAGTTGCTGCGCAGGCCGCGACATCCGCGACGCGCGCGCGGTGTGCGACCGGCTCGGCATCGCGCATTACGTGTTCGATCACGAGAGCAGCTTCCGCGCCGACGTGATCGACGGGTTCGCCGATGAATATCTCGCCGGCCGCACCCCGATCCCGTGCGTCCGCTGCAACATGGGGCCGAAATTCACCGATCTGTTCAAGATCGCGCGCGATCTCGGCGCGGATTGCCTCGCCACCGGCCATTATGTCCGCCGGGTCGAGGGCGCACACGGCGCCGAACTCCACCGTGCCGCCGATCCCGCGCGCGACCAGAGCTACTTCCTGTTCGCGACAACGCAGGCGCAGCTCGAGTATCTGCGCTTCCCCCTGGGCGGCCTGCCCAAGCCGCGCGTGCGCGAACTCGCCGCCGAACTGGGGCTGGGCGTCGCCGCCAAGCCCGACAGCCAGGATATCTGCTTCGTGCCCGACGGCGACTATGCCTCGCTGGTCAAGAAGCTGCGCCCCGAAGCCGACACGAGCGGCGAGATCGTCGATGAGAGCGGGCGCGTGCTGGGGCGTCACAAGGGGCTGATCCACTTCACCGTCGGCCAGCGCCGCGGCCTCGAAATCGGCGGCACGCCCGAGCCGCTTTACGTGATCCGGCTCGACGCGGCCACGCGGCAAGTCGTGGTCGGCCCGCGCTCGGCTCTTGCCGTCGGTGCGGCGCGGCTCAGCGGGATCAACTGGCTCGGCGGCGATTTCGACGGACCGCTCACCGCCAAGGTGCGCTCGCTCGCCAAGCCGGTGCCCGCGCGGCTCGCCGGCGACCGCGTGACCTTCGACGCGCCCGAATATGGCGTCGCGCCGGGGCAGGCGGCGGTGCTCTACGCCGGCGAGCGCGTGCTCGGCGGCGGCTGGATCGAAGAGACCGAACGGGCGCTGGTCGCGGCGTAA
- a CDS encoding cation diffusion facilitator family transporter produces the protein MSGPVPLATRGALASVATACFLLALKSYAAWSTGSVAMLGSLADTALDLVASCVTLYGVHLATIPADHDHRYGHGKAEALAALFQVALISVSAVGIAWEAIRAFGAPAATHHAGTGIGVSIAAIVVTLALVAYQRRIIAATGSVAVSADNVHYQSDLLLNGSVIVALVLDQLLHVRGADPVFGVLIALWLAWGALRSAGTAIDLLMDKEWPVEERDRLIALIADHPELRGLHDIRTRRSGTRDFVQFHMYVAPEMTVAAAHEVVEEVEVRITAAFPDTEILIHLDPGWLLDAAHPLIEPDVIAPNGAADTKDRA, from the coding sequence ATGAGCGGTCCCGTCCCGCTGGCGACACGCGGCGCGCTCGCCAGCGTGGCGACGGCGTGTTTCCTGCTCGCGCTCAAAAGCTATGCGGCGTGGTCGACGGGATCGGTGGCGATGCTCGGGTCGCTCGCCGATACCGCGCTCGATCTCGTTGCGTCGTGCGTCACGCTCTACGGCGTGCATCTCGCGACGATCCCGGCCGATCACGACCATCGCTATGGCCACGGCAAGGCCGAGGCGCTGGCGGCGCTGTTCCAGGTCGCGCTGATCTCGGTGTCGGCGGTCGGCATCGCCTGGGAGGCGATCCGCGCGTTCGGTGCGCCGGCGGCGACCCACCATGCCGGCACCGGCATCGGCGTGTCGATCGCCGCGATCGTCGTGACGCTGGCACTGGTCGCCTATCAGCGCCGAATCATCGCCGCGACCGGATCGGTCGCGGTCAGCGCCGACAATGTGCATTACCAGTCCGACCTTTTGCTCAACGGATCGGTGATCGTCGCGCTGGTGCTCGACCAGCTTTTGCATGTGCGCGGCGCCGATCCGGTGTTCGGCGTGCTGATCGCGCTGTGGCTCGCCTGGGGCGCGCTGCGCTCGGCGGGGACGGCGATCGATCTGCTCATGGACAAGGAATGGCCCGTCGAGGAACGCGACCGGCTGATCGCGCTGATAGCCGACCATCCCGAGTTGCGCGGGCTTCACGACATCCGCACGCGCCGGTCGGGCACGCGCGATTTCGTGCAATTCCATATGTATGTCGCGCCCGAGATGACCGTCGCCGCCGCGCATGAGGTGGTCGAGGAGGTCGAGGTGCGGATCACCGCGGCGTTCCCGGACACCGAGATCCTGATCCATCTCGATCCCGGCTGGCTGCTCGATGCGGCGCACCCGCTGATCGAACCCGATGTCATCGCCCCGAACGGGGCCGCCGACACGAAGGACCGCGCATGA
- a CDS encoding PhzF family phenazine biosynthesis protein, translating to MRLPFSQIDAFASQPFAGNPAAVMPLAEWLDDTTLLAIARENNLSETAFLVPDASGESDFELRWFTPAAEVRLCGHATLASGHFVLAADPDRVRVTFRTRRAGLLAVDRQGDGYALALPAWAPSPKPLPEVVAALGVDAVETLWREGGYGVIVLADEAAVRACTPDMARLAATGDHQAIITAPGDTSDVVSRMFAPGAGVDEDPVTGSAHAVIVPYWAKRLGRDSFTAYQASARGGRLTCALDDDRVVLGGGCVTVIEGTFFL from the coding sequence ATGAGACTTCCGTTCAGCCAGATCGACGCGTTCGCGAGCCAGCCGTTCGCGGGCAATCCGGCGGCGGTGATGCCGCTGGCCGAATGGCTCGACGATACGACGCTGCTGGCGATCGCGCGCGAGAACAACCTGTCCGAAACCGCCTTTCTCGTCCCCGACGCGAGCGGCGAAAGCGATTTCGAGCTGCGCTGGTTCACCCCCGCCGCCGAGGTGCGGCTGTGCGGCCATGCGACTCTCGCGAGCGGGCATTTCGTGCTCGCGGCGGACCCGGACCGGGTGCGCGTCACTTTCCGCACGCGCCGCGCCGGGCTGCTCGCGGTCGATCGGCAGGGGGACGGCTATGCGCTCGCGCTGCCGGCGTGGGCGCCGTCGCCGAAGCCGCTGCCCGAGGTGGTCGCCGCGCTCGGAGTCGATGCGGTCGAAACCCTGTGGCGCGAGGGCGGCTACGGCGTGATCGTGCTCGCCGACGAAGCCGCGGTGCGCGCCTGCACTCCTGACATGGCGCGGCTCGCCGCAACCGGCGACCATCAGGCGATCATCACCGCGCCCGGCGACACCAGCGACGTGGTGAGCCGCATGTTCGCGCCCGGTGCCGGCGTCGATGAAGACCCCGTGACGGGATCGGCGCATGCCGTGATCGTGCCCTATTGGGCGAAGCGCCTCGGCCGCGACAGCTTCACCGCCTATCAGGCGAGCGCGCGCGGCGGGCGGCTGACGTGTGCGCTAGACGACGACCGGGTGGTGCTGGGCGGTGGTTGCGTGACGGTGATCGAGGGGACGTTCTTCCTCTGA
- a CDS encoding GlsB/YeaQ/YmgE family stress response membrane protein: protein MNFIIWLIVGGIVGWLASLVMRTDGQQGIILNIVVGIIGSVIASALFGGGINQVITVTTFIYSLIGAIILLAIVNLVRRGSLR from the coding sequence ATGAATTTCATCATTTGGCTTATCGTCGGCGGCATCGTGGGTTGGCTTGCAAGCCTCGTCATGCGCACGGACGGCCAGCAGGGGATTATCCTCAACATCGTCGTCGGCATCATCGGCTCGGTTATCGCCTCGGCGCTGTTCGGCGGCGGCATCAACCAGGTCATTACTGTCACGACCTTCATCTATTCGTTGATCGGCGCGATCATCCTGCTCGCGATCGTCAATCTGGTTCGTCGCGGCTCGCTGCGCTAA
- a CDS encoding NAD(P)/FAD-dependent oxidoreductase: MTIPTYDTIILGAGAAGLMCAAIAGQRGARVLLVDHADAVGKKILISGGGRCNFTNLHTAPDRYLSANPHFAKSALGRYTAQDFIALVEAYGIAWHEKTLGQLFCDGSAKQIVAMLQAECDKGGVTLALGAPVGAVDHGDGLFRVEIGGRIAAAPALVIATGGPSIPQMGATGFAYDLARRFGLKVVEPRPALVPLTLGGDETLFRSLSGVATEVVAKTGKTGFREAALFTHKGLSGPAILQISSYWRHGETVGIDFLPALASGWLVAAKHARPRATLGGALDNHLPARLAVTLADRLGLEGELGGFTDKRVSEAERQLADWRFSPNGTEGFAKAEVTAGGISTAELSSKTMEARKMPGLYAIGEAVDVTGWLGGYNFQWAWASGYAAGLAIAGA; the protein is encoded by the coding sequence ATGACGATCCCGACTTACGATACGATCATCCTCGGCGCGGGTGCCGCCGGGCTGATGTGCGCCGCCATCGCCGGGCAGCGCGGCGCGCGCGTGCTGCTGGTCGATCATGCCGATGCGGTGGGCAAGAAGATCCTGATCTCGGGCGGCGGGCGGTGCAATTTCACCAACCTCCACACCGCGCCCGACCGCTACCTCTCCGCCAATCCGCATTTCGCCAAGTCGGCGCTGGGGCGCTACACCGCGCAGGATTTTATCGCGCTGGTCGAGGCTTATGGCATCGCCTGGCATGAGAAGACGCTCGGGCAATTGTTCTGCGACGGATCGGCAAAGCAGATCGTCGCGATGTTGCAGGCGGAATGCGACAAGGGCGGCGTCACGCTCGCGCTGGGCGCGCCGGTGGGGGCGGTAGACCATGGCGACGGGCTGTTCCGCGTCGAGATCGGCGGCCGCATCGCGGCGGCGCCGGCGCTGGTGATCGCCACCGGCGGGCCGTCGATCCCGCAGATGGGCGCGACCGGCTTCGCTTATGATCTGGCGCGGCGCTTCGGGCTGAAGGTGGTCGAGCCGCGCCCGGCGCTGGTGCCGCTGACGCTGGGCGGTGACGAGACGCTGTTCCGCTCGCTCTCGGGCGTCGCGACCGAGGTGGTGGCGAAGACCGGCAAGACCGGGTTTCGCGAGGCGGCGCTGTTCACGCACAAGGGGTTGTCCGGCCCGGCGATCCTCCAGATTTCGTCCTATTGGCGGCATGGCGAGACCGTCGGCATCGATTTCCTCCCCGCGCTGGCGAGCGGCTGGCTGGTCGCGGCGAAACATGCGCGCCCACGCGCAACGCTGGGCGGGGCGCTCGACAACCATCTGCCCGCGCGGCTGGCGGTGACGCTCGCCGACCGGCTCGGGCTGGAGGGCGAACTCGGCGGCTTCACCGACAAGCGCGTGAGCGAGGCCGAGCGGCAACTGGCGGACTGGCGCTTCTCGCCCAATGGCACCGAAGGCTTCGCCAAGGCCGAGGTGACGGCGGGCGGCATTTCCACCGCCGAACTGTCTTCGAAGACGATGGAGGCGCGCAAGATGCCCGGCCTGTATGCGATCGGCGAGGCGGTCGACGTGACGGGCTGGCTCGGCGGGTATAATTTCCAATGGGCGTGGGCGAGCGGTTACGCGGCTGGGCTGGCGATCGCGGGCGCATAG